A portion of the Defluviitalea raffinosedens genome contains these proteins:
- a CDS encoding TrmO family methyltransferase domain-containing protein, whose product MKKVEFQPIGDYIPDSEGSRIRIIIKRDLKDALIKLDHFSHCVIFTKEKQGFNCYTAKIVNLIQKTGELLIESDNQLKGELVDIKPYFPCEEKVDHYNKEIVLREEDFESLSFKGESIGKYFNAHDGGIIQFQKSENLSAEAIERVVKYIKEGAFLRIIWWFDRFDDKRYRSCLLCNPPYDNAPKCGVFATRSPVRPNPLASTVVKVKSIDPYNKSIKVLGFDGFDHSMILQVIPYKETDICDIKVPEWVEHWTDCKVFYDINEIELCANGNSNAVYDRVTEYFEELESSEIGEETENLNEIVVEGASIHNLQNINVRIPKEKITVITGVSGSGKSSLAFDTIYHESQKQFLDLIASNTLTGTELKDSRVKKITGLQPSIAIEQKSLGANSRSTVATVTGIGEYLRLLFATIGERICPHCLKAVPENNVCNSCGTIYFKLTPAVFNYNNPDYMCPVCKGLGEELQVDVDLIVTNPELSILDGASPWWGNLRKHRQKPNANWMKGEVLALAEDMKENLEVPFKDLSEEFKKQIFYGSNGRLVTWNYVNPNGRSGTITRPVEGAVNILKRLLAENRTTGSIEHIKRYFINKKCSRCKGERLLEEGRLVKIGDIRYPEAVNMSITTLRNWCHFIYGNLNAIDREKYRDILRKIVTKLKKLEEVGLGYITLDRSIPSLSGGEAQRVKLANQLGSGLSNILYIMDEPSKGLHPKDFQFLIRAICDLKRLKNTVIVVEHRKEFIQMADHLIEIGPGAGNYGGQLLYSGKGEQQMFCDAKDYEYSVKRAVIEENEKIVLKGARTNNLKNIDVSIPLKKMVCVVGVSGSGKSSLVSKTLYPAIEKALGRSVEDVGEYDSISGLDGISNVYYVSQKPIGKNSRSTPGTYTGVFDLIRDYYANLSDAKKAKLTKECFSFNSQKGQCEVCKGAGEIAIPMHFMQDIYVPCQKCKGQRYQESVLKIKYKGYSIGDLLDLEIREVRDIFKNQSSIHRVLDMLCKVGLSYIKFGQSATTLSGGEAQRIKLAKALYDGKTEGAIYILDEPTTGLHDNDTDKLCYIIRELTSRGATVVVIEHNPRIIRQADYIIELGPEGGENGGFLLREGWL is encoded by the coding sequence CATTACAATAAGGAGATCGTGTTAAGGGAAGAGGATTTTGAATCATTGTCTTTTAAGGGGGAATCCATTGGAAAGTATTTCAACGCTCATGATGGGGGCATTATTCAGTTTCAGAAATCTGAAAATCTTTCAGCTGAGGCAATTGAAAGAGTTGTAAAATATATAAAGGAAGGAGCCTTTCTGAGAATAATATGGTGGTTTGACCGTTTTGATGATAAACGGTATCGAAGCTGTTTGCTATGTAACCCTCCCTATGACAATGCTCCGAAATGCGGCGTATTTGCCACAAGGTCACCTGTAAGGCCAAATCCTCTTGCTTCAACTGTTGTCAAAGTTAAATCTATCGATCCGTATAATAAGAGTATTAAGGTTTTGGGTTTTGATGGATTTGATCATTCTATGATTTTACAAGTTATCCCATACAAAGAAACAGATATTTGTGATATAAAGGTTCCGGAGTGGGTTGAACACTGGACCGATTGTAAAGTATTTTATGATATTAACGAGATAGAATTATGTGCTAATGGCAATAGCAATGCGGTTTATGATAGGGTTACAGAATATTTTGAGGAACTGGAAAGCAGTGAGATTGGAGAGGAAACTGAAAATCTAAATGAAATTGTCGTTGAAGGTGCTTCAATTCACAATCTACAGAATATAAATGTCAGAATACCAAAAGAAAAAATTACAGTGATAACAGGCGTAAGCGGAAGCGGAAAGTCAAGCCTTGCTTTTGACACGATCTATCACGAAAGTCAGAAGCAGTTTTTGGATCTAATTGCATCGAATACATTAACAGGAACTGAGTTGAAAGATTCCAGAGTTAAGAAAATTACAGGCCTTCAGCCTTCCATAGCCATTGAACAGAAAAGTCTGGGAGCAAACTCGAGATCAACCGTTGCCACTGTAACAGGAATAGGAGAGTATCTACGGCTTCTGTTTGCCACTATCGGTGAGAGAATTTGTCCTCATTGTCTTAAAGCTGTCCCGGAGAATAATGTATGTAATTCCTGCGGTACAATTTATTTTAAACTTACTCCGGCTGTATTCAATTATAATAATCCTGATTATATGTGCCCTGTTTGTAAAGGTCTTGGAGAGGAACTCCAGGTAGATGTTGATTTAATCGTAACAAATCCTGAGTTGTCTATTTTGGACGGAGCCTCCCCATGGTGGGGAAATTTGAGAAAACACAGACAAAAGCCTAACGCAAACTGGATGAAGGGAGAAGTTCTGGCACTGGCAGAAGATATGAAAGAGAACCTGGAAGTGCCTTTTAAAGATTTGTCAGAAGAATTCAAAAAGCAAATTTTCTATGGCAGCAATGGACGGTTGGTAACTTGGAATTATGTGAATCCTAATGGCAGAAGCGGAACCATAACCAGACCGGTGGAAGGGGCAGTCAACATACTTAAGCGTTTATTGGCTGAAAATCGTACAACGGGATCTATTGAACACATTAAAAGATATTTTATAAATAAAAAATGCAGCAGATGTAAAGGCGAAAGACTCCTTGAAGAAGGACGACTGGTAAAGATAGGGGATATAAGATATCCTGAAGCAGTCAACATGAGTATAACTACTCTGAGAAATTGGTGCCATTTTATATATGGAAATTTGAACGCAATTGACCGTGAAAAGTACAGAGATATACTACGGAAAATAGTCACAAAACTCAAAAAGCTTGAAGAGGTTGGACTTGGATATATCACTCTGGACAGAAGTATACCGTCCCTTTCTGGTGGTGAGGCACAAAGAGTAAAGCTTGCAAATCAATTGGGATCAGGTCTTTCCAATATTTTGTATATCATGGACGAACCTTCAAAAGGTTTGCATCCTAAAGATTTTCAATTCCTGATCCGAGCTATTTGCGATCTAAAAAGGTTGAAAAACACAGTTATTGTCGTTGAACATAGAAAAGAATTTATTCAGATGGCGGACCATCTTATAGAGATAGGACCTGGTGCAGGAAATTACGGTGGACAGCTATTGTACTCAGGTAAGGGTGAACAGCAAATGTTCTGCGATGCCAAGGATTATGAATACTCTGTTAAGCGTGCTGTCATTGAAGAAAATGAAAAAATAGTGTTGAAAGGTGCAAGAACCAATAATTTAAAAAATATTGATGTTTCCATACCTCTCAAGAAAATGGTATGTGTCGTAGGGGTAAGCGGCTCCGGAAAAAGTAGTCTGGTATCCAAGACATTATATCCAGCTATAGAAAAGGCTCTTGGCAGAAGTGTGGAGGATGTTGGAGAGTATGACAGTATTTCAGGGCTTGATGGTATTTCTAATGTATACTATGTTAGCCAAAAGCCTATTGGGAAGAATTCCAGATCTACCCCGGGAACATATACAGGAGTATTTGACTTAATCAGAGATTACTATGCTAATCTAAGTGATGCGAAAAAAGCAAAACTGACTAAGGAATGTTTTAGCTTTAACAGTCAGAAGGGACAGTGCGAAGTATGTAAAGGGGCTGGTGAAATAGCCATTCCAATGCATTTTATGCAGGATATTTATGTTCCCTGCCAAAAGTGCAAGGGCCAGAGATATCAAGAGTCTGTATTGAAAATAAAGTATAAAGGGTATTCCATCGGAGACTTACTTGATTTAGAGATCAGAGAAGTCAGAGACATATTTAAGAACCAATCATCTATACATCGAGTATTGGATATGCTCTGCAAGGTCGGGCTTTCATATATCAAATTCGGGCAAAGTGCGACAACATTATCAGGTGGTGAAGCCCAAAGAATAAAGTTAGCAAAAGCACTGTACGATGGAAAAACAGAAGGTGCTATTTATATACTGGATGAACCCACTACAGGGCTTCATGACAATGATACCGATAAGTTGTGCTATATTATCCGTGAACTGACATCCAGGGGAGCGACAGTTGTTGTCATTGAACACAATCCAAGAATTATAAGACAAGCAGATTATATAATCGAATTGGGGCCCGAAGGTGGAGAGAATGGAGGATTTTTATTAAGGGAAGGATGGCTATAA